CGCGCACCGGCACCCGCAAAGCCAGCTCCCTGACCAGGAGCAGCTGCGTCAAGAGGACGCTGAACCCACGCCCGCGCAGGGCGTCGATCATGTGCGCATCATAGTGGCGGAGACTCGACCAGGCCGGGGCCACGGACTCACGCAGCAACGACAGACCGAAGTCCGCCAGCTCACCCGGGAGTGGACCTTCGGGCAGCGCCAGAAAGTTCAGGGTGTCGGGCCGGGCTCCCGAGCCGCGCTCCAGCTTGACCCAGCCCACCAGCTCGCCGCGGTCGACGACGTGTTCCTGCGTGTCCGAGCCTCGAGCCGCCAGCCGGCCCGTCCACTCGCCACCGTGCAGCGCCCTCCATTCGCCGTACGTGGGCGCTTCCAGCTGCGAAACCCCCTGCGGCGTCACTTTGCGGTACAGCTGGTAGAGCATCCGGTTGTCCCCGCGGCGCATGGGCCGGATGCCGTCTGGAAACTGCTCGGACCCCAACTTTGGCTTGTCCGCATACACGACGACCTCGGTCGCGTACTGGCGGAAGCCACGCAAGCGGAATGCGGGCAGCAGCGGATCGCGCTCTGGCAGCCGGACGAAGAGCCGCAATGCGCCGCGTGCCAACGCCAGGTTGCACAGGTGCTCGACCAGCGCCGCCGCCACGAGATCGGCATCGGAGCCCTCCGCCACCTGCAGGTTCAGAACCTGCAGCACCCTCGCCCGGCGCAGATCGAGGCCGAGTGGCTGGCCGGACGCCTGGATGAACCCGACAACCTTCCCGTTCTCCTCAGCGACGTACATGAGAGTCTCCTGCGACAGGGGTAGGAGGGCGGAAAGGGTCGCACTCAGCAGCGACCAGAGCCTCGCGGCCGGCGGAGCCGCCGCGCTCAGGCGGATGTCCGCGGAGCGGTGCATCTCCTCGATGCGGGCGAGGTCCAGCAGACCAGCGGCGCGCAGCTTCACGTGGGCGATGAAGCCAGGCGCACGAACTCGCGGTGCAGGCGGAGGTCGCCGGTGAGCTCGGGATGGAAGCACAGGGCGACGATGCGACCCTGCCGGACGGCGACCGGGTGTCCGCCGTGCGTGGCCATCACCTCCGCCCTGCCCGTCGACTCGACGAGCGGCGCGCGGATGAAGACGCCCGGGAACGCCTTGGTGCCCAGGCCCGCGACATCGAGCGCGGCTTCGAAGCTTTCCACCTGGCGCCCATAACCGTTGCGCCGGACGCCGATGTCCAGAAGCCCCAGGCTCTTTTGGCCGGCCATGCCGTCCGAGACCTCGCGCGCCAGCACGATCATCCCCGCGCATGTGGCCAGAGTCGCCAGGCCGCCGGCGATGGCGGCCCGCAGCGGCGCCAGGAGGCCCATCCGCTCCATGAGCATGGTCATGGTCGTGCTCTCACCGCCCGGGAGCACAATCCCGTCCAGGCCCTCCAGGTCTTCAGCCGAGCGCACGAGGCGGGCCTTCGCCCCGCATCGCTCGAGCGCGCGCATGTGCTCAGCAAAGGCACCCTGCATCGCCAGGACCCCGATGACGGGACAGGGATTGGAGGAGCGCACCGCGCGCGCTCTTGAATTTGAGGTGCGCCCTGCGCGCGCCTGGCTAACCGTCTCCTCGGGAGCGGGCCTACCAGCCTCTGGCAGCGAGCAGCTCTTCCTTGGGGATGGCTGGAATCTCGAGGCCGTGCATCGCCTTCCCCAAACCCGCGGAGACCTCGGCCAGGACCTCCGGCTTGTCGTGGTATGTGGTCGCCGCCACGATCGCCTTGGCACGCTTCAAGGGGTCCTCTGACTTGAAGATGCCGGACCCGACGAAGACGCCGTCGACACCCAGCTGCATCATCAGCGCGGCGTCAGCCGGGGTGGCGATCCCACCGGCGGCGAAGTTGACCACCGGCAGGCGCCGCAACCGCTGGCACTCGGCCAGGACCTCCACGGGAGCGCCGATCTGCTTCGCTTCGTGGACGAGCTCGGCCTGGTTCATTCCCTGGAGCTTGCGGATGCCGGCGTTCACCGCCCGCGCATGGCGGACCGCCTCCACCACGTTGCCGGTGCCCGCCTCGCCCTTGGTCCGGATCATCGCCGCGCCCTCGGCAATCCGTCGCGTCGCCTCTCCGAGGTCGCGGCAGCCGCAGACGAAGGGGATCTTGAA
The sequence above is drawn from the bacterium genome and encodes:
- the pdxS gene encoding pyridoxal 5'-phosphate synthase lyase subunit PdxS codes for the protein MLKGGVIMDVVTPEHAKIAQEAGACAVMALERVPADIRKEGGVARMSDPELIRSIMAAVTIPVMAKCRIGHFVEAQILQALGIDYIDESEVLTPADEENHIDKHPFKIPFVCGCRDLGEATRRIAEGAAMIRTKGEAGTGNVVEAVRHARAVNAGIRKLQGMNQAELVHEAKQIGAPVEVLAECQRLRRLPVVNFAAGGIATPADAALMMQLGVDGVFVGSGIFKSEDPLKRAKAIVAATTYHDKPEVLAEVSAGLGKAMHGLEIPAIPKEELLAARGW
- the pdxT gene encoding pyridoxal 5'-phosphate synthase glutaminase subunit PdxT, yielding MQGAFAEHMRALERCGAKARLVRSAEDLEGLDGIVLPGGESTTMTMLMERMGLLAPLRAAIAGGLATLATCAGMIVLAREVSDGMAGQKSLGLLDIGVRRNGYGRQVESFEAALDVAGLGTKAFPGVFIRAPLVESTGRAEVMATHGGHPVAVRQGRIVALCFHPELTGDLRLHREFVRLASSPT